A stretch of the Panthera uncia isolate 11264 chromosome D1, Puncia_PCG_1.0, whole genome shotgun sequence genome encodes the following:
- the NUDT8 gene encoding mitochondrial coenzyme A diphosphatase NUDT8 — protein MPPHCLSAEDEQRCRRLLAGATARLRARPAAAAVLVPLCSVRGIPALLYTLRSSRLAGRHKGDVSFPGGKWDPTDQDVVHTALRETREELGLSVPEEHVWGILQPVYDQQKTTVVPVLAGVGPLDPQSLRPNPEEVDKVFALPLAHLLQEQNQGYTHFCQRGHFRYTLPVFLHGPHRVWGLTAIITEFTLQLLAPGAYQPRLALPKWSTG, from the exons ATGCCGCCCCACTGCCTGTCAGCGGAGGACGAGCAGCGCTGCCGGCGGCTGCTGGCAGGGGCCACTGCCCGGCTCCGCGCGCGGCCCGCGGCGGCCGCCGTGCTCGTGCCGCTGTGCTCGGTGCGCGGGATCCCAGCGCTGCTCTACACGCTGCGGTCCAGCCGCCTGGCCGGGAGGCACAAGGGCGACGTCAG TTTCCCAGGTGGCAAGTGGGACCCCACTGACCAGGACGTGGTACACACAGCCCTGAGGGAGACCCGTGAGGAGCTGGGCCTTAGTGTGCCTGAAGAGCATGTGTGGGGCATCCTGCAGCCTGTGTATGACCAG CAAAAGACCACCGTGGTGCCAGTGCTTGCCGGTGTGGGCCCCCTGGATCCCCAGAGCCTCAGGCCCAACCCTgaggag GTGGACAAGGTGTTTGCCCTACCCCTGGCCCACCTGCTGCAGGAGCAGAACCAAGGCTATACCCACTTCTGCCAGCGTGGCCACTTCCGCTACACTCTGCCCGTCTTCCTGCACGGGCCACACCGTGTCTGGGGTCTCACGGCCATCATCACAGAGTTCACCCTGCAGCTGCTGGCGCCCGGTGCCTACCAGCCCCGCCTGGCCCTCCCTAAGTGGTCCACGGGCTGA
- the ACY3 gene encoding LOW QUALITY PROTEIN: N-acyl-aromatic-L-amino acid amidohydrolase (carboxylate-forming) (The sequence of the model RefSeq protein was modified relative to this genomic sequence to represent the inferred CDS: inserted 3 bases in 2 codons; deleted 3 bases in 2 codons; substituted 1 base at 1 genomic stop codon), with the protein MWTCLLSVPRGPLRHAAVTGGTQCHDTSGVYLAQHWLRAPGELQRPSFATPGLAKPVATAAGRRCMGRDPNRTFTSDFLTRVANLDDPCKVTRARELNQLPGPQASGRAFGFVLDLHSSTANTGTCLIAEAAHKVFAMHLCHHQSPKVPCPALYQLPGWGSYSLDPLAKNGMVLELGPQPQGVLRXRMRTLVAKVLDFIELFTQAHGTGSVDRPRTEAXGTGHPQLQDXGFQTLQPGIAILQMSGGENVLCEGGAAVYPMFINKATYYEKGIASIQAEKLTFSVPALPRWPSPPPQPLTQAGPAQPQPSHLNNGSRATVLLPGTPLPSAVYHVSGHTPMPPYLSFPSIKWKMSRG; encoded by the exons ATGTGGACGTGCTTGCTGTCTGTGCCCCGAGGGCCCTTGCGCCACGCGGCAGTGACTGGGGGCACCCAGTGCCATGACACGTCTGGTGTCTACCTGGCCCAGCACTGGCTGCGGGCCCCGGGGGAGCTGCAGAGACCCAGCTTCGCCACGCCTGGGCTGGCCAAGCCGGTGGCCACAGCTGCCGGCCGTCGCTGCATGGGCCGGGACCCCAACCGCACCTTCACCAGCGACTTCCTCACACGAGT GGCCAACCTGGATGACCCATGCAAGGTGACAAGGGCCCGAGAACTGAACCAGCTGCCGGGGCCCCAGGCCTCAGGCCGGGCCTTCGGCTTTGTCCTTGACCTGCACAGCAGCACGGCCAACACGGGCACCTGCCTCATCGCAGAAGCTGCCCAC AAGGTCTTTGCCATGCACCTGTGCCACCACCAG AGCCCCAAGgtgccctgcccagccctgtaCCAGCTGCCGGGGTGGGGGAGTTATAGCCTGGACCCCTTGGCCAAGAACGGAATGG TCCTGGAGCTGGGCCCCCAGCCTCAGGGTGTGCTGC GCAGGATGAGGACCCTGGTGGCCAAAGTCCTGGACTTCATCGAGCTCTTCACCCAGG CACATGGAACGGGCAGCGTGGACCGGCCACGCACGGAGGC GGGGACCGGGCATCCTCAGCTGCAG GACTGAGGCTTCCAGACCCTACAGCCCGGTATAGCCATCCTCCAGATGTCCGGTGGTGAGAATGTGCTCTGTGAGGGGGGGGCC GCCGTGTACCCCATGTTCATCAACAAGGCCACCTACTATGAAAAGGGCATTGCCTCCATTCAGGCGGAGAAGCTCACGTTCTCCGTGCCTGCCCTGCCGCGCtggccctcacccccaccccagcccctgaccCAGGCCGGACCCGCACAGCCTCAGCCCTCCCATCTGAACAATGGGTCCCGAGCCACAGTCTTGCTCCCGGGCACCCCTTTGCCTTCTGCTGTATACCATGTTTCTGGCCATACCCCCATGCCTCCgtacctcagtttcccatctataaaatggaagatgTCCAGGGGTTAA
- the TBX10 gene encoding T-box transcription factor TBX10, with the protein MAAFLSAGLGVLATSEPYTLTSSSWEPRLDSAFPSDPPTGAQVVAEPGKQGPKNPRVSSVTVQLEMKALWEEFNQLGTEMIVTKAGRRMFPTFQVKILGMDTLADYALLMDFVPLDDKRYRYAFHSSAWLVAGRADPATPGRVHFHPDSPAKGSQWMRQIVSFDKLKLTNNLLDDNGHIILNSMHRYQPRFHVVFVDPRKDSERYAQENFKSFVFKETQFTAVTAYQNHRITQLKIASNPFAKGFRESDSDSWTVPPRALLSIPTRSHSGLGPCLLKGSTEEGTDSHKAPVSNSRTSARLRHQLLAPPEALLAPATYQPLAYQGLYPGASSPLRIPRARPTPYPLPNVQNDRDQESLPLPARLGLLSPTAMCLGTVQDPQ; encoded by the exons ATGGCAG ccttcCTCTCTGCCGGCCTCGGGGTACTCGCAACCTCAGAGCCCTACACCCTGACCAGCTCCAGCTGGGAGCCCCGGCTGGACTCCGCATTCCCGTCAGACCCTCCCACCGGGGCCCAAGTCGTGGCCGAGCCCGGCAAGCAGGGCCCCAAGAACCCGCGTGTGTCCAGCGTGACGGTTCAGCTGGAGATGAAGGCTCTGTGGGAGGAATTCAACCAGCTGGGCACGGAGATGATTGTCACCAAGGCAGGCAG GAGGATGTTTCCCACCTTCCAGGTGAAGATTCTGGGCATGGACACGCTGGCTGACTATGCACTGCTCATGGACTTCGTGCCTCTGGACGACAAAAGATACAG GTACGCCTTTCACAGCTCAGCCTGGCTGGTGGCGGGCAGAGCAGACCCGGCCACGCCCGGCCGCGTGCACTTCCACCCGGACTCGCCGGCGAAAGGTTCACAGTGGATGCGTCAGATTGTGTCCTTTGACAAGCTCAAGCTGACCAACAATCTGCTGGACGACAACGGCCAC atcatTCTCAACTCCATGCACCGCTACCAGCCCCGATTCCACGTGGTCTTTGTGGACCCACGCAAGGACAGCGAGCGCTACGCCCAGGAGAACTTCAAGTCCTTCGTCTTCAAGGAGACCCAGTTCACGGCCGTGACAGCCTATCAGAACCACCGG ATCACCCAGCTGAAAATCGCCAGCAACCCTTTTGCCAAGGGCTTTAGGGAGAGTGACTCAGACTCCTG GACTGTCCCTCCACGAGCCCTGCTCAGCATCCCGACCCGCAGTCACAGCGGCCTCGGACCCTGCCTGCTGAAGGGCTCCACAGAGGAGGGAACAG ACTCCCACAAAGCTCCAGTCTCCAACTCCAGGACCTCCGCCCGGCTGCGACATCAGCTGCTGGCCCCCCCTGAGGCTCTGCTGGCCCCAGCCACCTACCAGCCCCTCGCCTACCAGGGCCTGTACCCTGGAGCCTCAAGCCCCCTCAGAATCCCAAGGGCCCGACCAACACCATACCCCCTCCCCAATGTCCAGAACGACAGAGATCAGgagagcctgcccctcccagctaGGCTGGGGCTCCTGTCCCCCACCGCCATGTGCTTGGGGACTGTCCAGGACCCTCAGTGA